The Polycladomyces zharkentensis genome includes a window with the following:
- a CDS encoding VOC family protein — MGDQFSNAQIGQIGFFEINAKNPREVKGFYESVFGWKIADDDGESLNISGDEAGINGHIFRWPHEHPPYITFYVKVENIQATLDKVTQAGGKVMMPETEIPGDGTFALFTDPEGHVMGIYSGR, encoded by the coding sequence ATGGGAGATCAATTCAGCAATGCGCAAATCGGTCAAATCGGCTTTTTTGAAATTAACGCCAAAAATCCAAGAGAAGTAAAAGGGTTTTATGAATCCGTTTTTGGCTGGAAAATTGCGGATGATGACGGTGAATCGCTGAATATCTCAGGTGATGAGGCGGGGATCAATGGCCATATTTTTAGATGGCCACATGAACACCCTCCCTATATCACTTTTTATGTGAAAGTAGAAAATATCCAAGCCACCTTAGACAAAGTCACCCAAGCCGGAGGCAAAGTGATGATGCCCGAAACGGAAATCCCTGGAGACGGCACATTTGCCCTTTTCACAGATCCGGAAGGTCATGTAATGGGCATTTACTCCGGAAGATAA
- a CDS encoding TerC family protein has translation MDTQFWIGFINIIILDLVLSGDNAVVIGMAARALPERQRKKAIIFGTSAAIVLRVALTGIAAYLLNIPLLMSIGGLILLWIAVKLVAEEDGETEVHVGRGLKEAIKTIIVADVVMSLDNVLAVAGAAHGNFWLVLFGLMLSIPIIMWGSRMIAVMMNKLPWLVFVGSAILGYTAGQLIVEDPIIHQQFVESVPVLSWAVPLALALLVVIAGGALKRAAK, from the coding sequence TTGGATACACAATTTTGGATTGGATTCATTAATATCATCATTCTCGACTTGGTATTGAGTGGAGACAATGCCGTCGTGATCGGTATGGCGGCAAGAGCGCTCCCCGAACGACAGCGGAAAAAGGCGATCATCTTCGGTACCAGTGCCGCCATTGTGCTTCGCGTCGCTTTGACCGGCATTGCCGCCTATTTGTTGAATATCCCGTTGTTGATGTCCATCGGTGGATTGATCTTGCTGTGGATTGCGGTAAAACTGGTCGCTGAAGAGGATGGCGAGACGGAAGTCCATGTCGGCCGGGGGTTGAAGGAAGCGATCAAAACGATTATCGTCGCCGATGTCGTGATGAGCTTGGATAATGTACTGGCAGTAGCGGGGGCGGCGCACGGCAATTTCTGGCTGGTGCTGTTCGGTTTGATGCTGAGTATCCCCATCATCATGTGGGGCAGCCGGATGATTGCCGTGATGATGAACAAACTGCCGTGGCTGGTGTTCGTCGGCTCCGCCATTTTGGGATATACCGCCGGACAGTTGATCGTGGAAGATCCCATCATCCATCAACAGTTCGTCGAGTCAGTGCCTGTTTTGTCCTGGGCAGTGCCGCTCGCTTTGGCTCTGTTGGTTGTGATTGCGGGTGGCGCGCTTAAACGTGCCGCCAAATGA
- a CDS encoding 4a-hydroxytetrahydrobiopterin dehydratase, whose product MKLSLQEIENILVRFPGWRRENEALVKTFSFPAYMDGVHFAVRVAEEAERLDHHPDMLIGYQTVTLTCTTHDAGGVTERDVALIERIERLL is encoded by the coding sequence ATGAAACTGTCCCTTCAGGAAATTGAGAATATACTGGTCCGTTTTCCGGGATGGCGTCGGGAAAACGAGGCACTGGTCAAAACGTTCTCTTTTCCCGCATATATGGACGGTGTTCACTTTGCCGTACGTGTGGCGGAAGAAGCCGAGCGTCTCGATCATCATCCGGACATGCTGATCGGCTATCAAACCGTGACCCTCACCTGCACCACGCATGACGCCGGCGGCGTGACGGAGCGCGATGTGGCGTTGATCGAGCGGATTGAGCGGCTGCTGTAA
- a CDS encoding metallophosphoesterase — MSIIEWIGGAMATAIVVLWIIARRNTYKPMVKHVNLQIPRPVLSSPLKILHLTDLHMEKLSVSPQALLKQIGDTEIDLIALTGDYLDTPRMTDRFLEYMDVLASLNPRYGMYAVFGNHDYCIENLLPQLKKEMEKRGCCVLQNEHRTLELEDGLRLNIIGVDDHYTGRSDLARAYKDVSDGINLVLTHDPNIVLEMADYPFDYLLSGHFHGGQIHWPKPYHLKKMGQLPHLRIFRGLHYYRNRAYYISEGLGQTALNLRLRSRPEITFHTLNTPTADAS, encoded by the coding sequence ATGTCCATCATCGAATGGATCGGGGGCGCCATGGCGACGGCGATCGTCGTGCTGTGGATCATCGCCCGGCGAAACACGTACAAACCGATGGTGAAACATGTGAACCTCCAAATTCCGCGCCCTGTTCTCTCTTCTCCATTGAAAATTCTCCATTTGACCGACTTGCACATGGAGAAGTTGTCGGTTTCCCCTCAGGCGTTGCTTAAGCAAATCGGGGATACGGAAATCGACTTGATCGCATTGACGGGCGATTACCTGGACACACCGCGGATGACCGACCGCTTTCTGGAATATATGGACGTTTTGGCTTCTTTGAATCCGCGTTATGGGATGTACGCCGTATTCGGCAATCATGATTACTGCATCGAAAACCTTTTGCCTCAGTTAAAAAAAGAGATGGAGAAGCGGGGTTGCTGCGTACTGCAAAATGAACACCGTACGCTGGAGTTGGAAGACGGCCTTCGGCTCAATATCATCGGTGTGGATGATCATTACACCGGACGCAGTGATTTGGCCCGTGCATACAAAGATGTCTCGGACGGCATCAATCTCGTGTTGACACACGATCCCAACATTGTGCTGGAGATGGCGGATTACCCGTTTGACTATCTGCTGTCCGGTCATTTCCACGGCGGGCAGATTCACTGGCCCAAACCGTACCATCTGAAAAAGATGGGACAACTTCCGCATCTTCGCATCTTCCGCGGTCTGCATTATTACCGGAACCGCGCCTACTACATCAGCGAGGGACTGGGGCAGACGGCCCTCAATCTCCGCCTGCGTTCCCGTCCGGAGATCACATTCCACACCTTGAATACACCGACCGCGGATGCATCGTAA
- a CDS encoding MGDG synthase family glycosyltransferase, with product MTDRVLILTEQIGGNGHFKAAQAIQKGLANAAPRLQTEIACGMPLVHPSLEQMIRKCYLHTLQYAPHLWGAAYRREGELSQWFKTPLGKLVANRIKDWVQQVQPRTVVCTHALCLSAMGRIKERMKRPFSLGAAITDFDVNGFWVDPAVDFYLVAHERVKQRLCQRFGISPGRIHITGIPIDPAFSVQQPAKSELRRMLGLDQNRLTVLIMGGGVGLGPMEACLTSFCRDWPEVQLVVVTGKNESLFRRLNDRFGEAEQVRVLGYVDRMAQWMNASDWIVSKPGGLTSSEALAAGLPLVICRPIPGQEERNTRFLLHQRVAVRQDSPAAIPRQMQSMQTDDAQWRRMRDNALQLGRPDSAHRAADVILNTL from the coding sequence ATGACAGACAGAGTGCTGATTTTGACGGAGCAGATTGGCGGTAACGGGCATTTCAAAGCGGCACAGGCCATTCAAAAAGGGTTGGCGAACGCGGCTCCCCGACTCCAGACGGAAATCGCCTGCGGTATGCCGTTGGTCCACCCCTCTCTGGAGCAGATGATCCGCAAATGTTATCTCCACACCTTGCAATATGCACCGCATCTGTGGGGGGCGGCGTACCGAAGAGAAGGGGAACTGAGTCAATGGTTCAAAACGCCGCTGGGAAAACTGGTAGCCAATCGGATCAAAGACTGGGTCCAACAAGTACAACCCCGCACGGTTGTTTGTACGCATGCGTTATGTTTGAGTGCGATGGGCAGAATCAAGGAACGGATGAAACGACCGTTCTCATTGGGTGCGGCCATCACCGATTTCGATGTCAACGGTTTTTGGGTTGACCCCGCCGTTGATTTTTATCTGGTGGCCCATGAACGGGTGAAACAACGTTTGTGTCAGCGTTTTGGCATCTCTCCCGGCCGAATTCATATCACGGGCATTCCCATCGACCCTGCTTTTTCCGTGCAACAACCGGCCAAGTCCGAGCTTCGGCGCATGTTGGGGCTGGATCAGAATCGTTTGACGGTGCTGATCATGGGCGGGGGTGTGGGTTTGGGCCCGATGGAAGCGTGTTTGACATCATTTTGCCGCGATTGGCCGGAAGTGCAGTTGGTGGTCGTGACAGGAAAAAATGAATCCCTGTTCCGACGGTTGAATGATCGTTTCGGCGAGGCGGAACAAGTGCGCGTGTTGGGATATGTGGACCGGATGGCACAATGGATGAACGCTTCCGACTGGATTGTTTCCAAGCCGGGAGGATTGACCAGTTCCGAAGCGTTGGCAGCCGGGCTGCCGTTGGTCATTTGCCGACCGATCCCCGGTCAGGAAGAGCGGAATACCCGTTTTCTCTTGCATCAGCGGGTGGCGGTTCGTCAGGACTCGCCTGCCGCCATTCCGCGACAGATGCAATCCATGCAAACAGATGATGCTCAATGGCGGCGCATGCGCGACAATGCCCTTCAGCTGGGGAGACCGGATTCGGCCCATCGGGCGGCGGATGTGATACTGAACACATTGTGA
- a CDS encoding LacI family DNA-binding transcriptional regulator encodes MATIKDVAKKAGVSPSTVSRVIAGSNRISQETKERVRRAMEQLGYVPNAIARSLARSNTHTIGFTMCRRADQVFSNPFFPEAIRGMSAVAQEKDYNILLSISLTPEEELKKCLQLVRERRVDGLILSTSRVRDPLIEALVKENIPFVVIGRSADQPVRSVNNDNVKAGYQATLHLLDQGYRHIAYISGPQDLVVSMDRLTGYKQALIERDIPVVPERIEVAEISEEGGTQAMYHLREKGVPFDAVVAADDLLALGALRYAHEQGVHVPDELGIVGFNDTPIMSYTHPPLTSVRILSYQLGVEAMELLLEGLEHPEKAQTKKEILLPSELIVRKSSCPDRP; translated from the coding sequence ACGGTTTCACGCGTGATCGCAGGAAGCAACCGGATCAGCCAAGAGACGAAAGAGCGCGTGCGTCGTGCGATGGAACAGTTGGGATACGTGCCCAATGCAATCGCCCGGAGCCTGGCCCGCAGCAACACCCATACAATCGGTTTCACGATGTGCCGGCGTGCGGATCAAGTGTTTTCCAACCCGTTTTTCCCTGAAGCGATCCGCGGAATGTCCGCGGTGGCACAGGAGAAAGATTACAACATCCTGCTTTCGATCAGTCTGACTCCGGAAGAAGAGTTGAAAAAGTGTTTGCAACTGGTACGGGAGCGGCGGGTGGACGGGCTGATCCTGTCCACTTCGCGGGTGCGGGACCCGTTGATCGAAGCGCTGGTGAAAGAAAACATTCCGTTTGTCGTAATCGGACGCAGTGCGGATCAGCCTGTCCGTTCCGTCAACAACGACAATGTCAAAGCAGGGTATCAAGCAACGTTACACCTGTTGGATCAAGGGTATCGGCATATCGCGTATATCAGTGGACCACAGGATTTGGTGGTCAGCATGGACCGGTTGACCGGATATAAACAAGCGTTGATTGAACGGGACATCCCGGTTGTGCCCGAACGGATCGAGGTGGCGGAGATTTCGGAAGAGGGCGGAACACAGGCGATGTATCATTTACGTGAGAAAGGGGTACCGTTTGATGCCGTTGTGGCGGCGGACGATTTGCTGGCACTCGGTGCTCTCCGCTATGCTCATGAGCAGGGGGTCCATGTGCCTGATGAGCTGGGGATTGTGGGTTTCAACGACACGCCGATCATGTCATATACCCATCCGCCGTTGACCAGTGTCCGCATCCTTTCTTACCAGCTGGGTGTTGAAGCGATGGAATTATTGCTCGAGGGATTGGAACACCCCGAAAAAGCGCAAACCAAAAAAGAGATCCTGTTGCCGTCGGAACTGATCGTGCGCAAGTCCAGTTGCCCCGATCGTCCGTAA
- a CDS encoding type II secretion system F family protein — protein sequence MPGIAILAEQRVISPAQAERIRQKLNEGASFSQTLQGEGVPPLFLSFVSAAEEHGDYGQGLRQCEAYYHELARRRREIGQAVIYPVIVFVLVILSFLFLITAVIPRFSVLYETMGLELPPFTVGMIRLYAWLNESLAGAVWSVSLLVVAGLGLRMLPPERRAPWVERIIRLPMVRRMYRYRFTHYFSIQLGLLLRAGVPLLRALDIMRELTPWWSLKASIDRIRSCLLSGESLHDALKHGGATLLLPTLSQWVALGEETGRLDHALLSMAKGTELLMHEQIRRFTRSLEPVLIFCIGLMIAVTVMALFLPMLQLVKAI from the coding sequence TTGCCCGGCATCGCGATCCTGGCGGAACAACGGGTGATCAGTCCCGCACAGGCCGAACGGATCCGGCAAAAGTTGAATGAAGGAGCCAGTTTCTCACAAACCTTGCAGGGAGAAGGCGTGCCGCCGCTCTTCCTGTCATTCGTCAGTGCGGCGGAAGAGCACGGAGATTATGGGCAGGGGTTGCGGCAGTGCGAAGCGTACTATCACGAGCTTGCCCGCAGGAGACGGGAAATCGGACAGGCTGTGATCTATCCCGTGATCGTGTTTGTTTTGGTCATTCTTTCGTTTCTTTTTCTGATTACCGCTGTCATTCCTCGTTTTTCGGTCTTATATGAAACAATGGGTTTGGAATTGCCCCCGTTCACGGTCGGAATGATTCGCCTGTACGCCTGGCTCAATGAGTCGCTGGCGGGGGCGGTGTGGAGCGTTTCTCTCTTGGTTGTGGCGGGACTCGGTTTGCGTATGCTGCCGCCTGAGAGGCGTGCACCCTGGGTCGAACGGATCATTCGTTTGCCGATGGTTCGGCGTATGTATCGTTACCGTTTTACACACTATTTTTCCATTCAGCTGGGGTTGTTGCTGAGAGCGGGCGTTCCGCTCTTGCGCGCATTGGACATCATGCGGGAATTGACACCATGGTGGTCGTTAAAGGCATCCATTGACCGGATTCGATCTTGCTTGCTGTCGGGAGAATCTCTGCACGATGCGTTGAAACACGGTGGAGCGACCCTGTTGTTGCCGACCCTTTCCCAATGGGTCGCCTTGGGAGAGGAGACCGGGCGGCTGGATCATGCCCTGTTGTCGATGGCCAAGGGAACGGAATTGTTGATGCATGAACAAATTCGCCGGTTCACCCGAAGTTTGGAACCCGTGCTGATCTTCTGCATCGGTCTTATGATCGCCGTTACGGTGATGGCGCTGTTTTTACCCATGCTGCAGTTGGTGAAAGCCATATAG
- the thiI gene encoding tRNA uracil 4-sulfurtransferase ThiI: MGYDVILIRYGELALKGKNRSDFEDRLLRNIRNKLKDFPDVKVKKTYGRMLVELNGQAHPPVVERLKEVFGVVGVSPAKRVPTELQALQEAAVALIREQQTLPATFKIAAKRSIKSFPHKSMELNHLIGGYVLKNVDGIKVDVHHPEITVHVEVRSEAAYVYGDDIPGPGGLPVGASGRVALLLSGGIDSPVAGYLALKRGAELQAIHFHSYPFTSERAKQKVIDLAQILTRYGGKIRLHVVPFTEIQTQIRQKCEESYSVTVMRRMMFRIAERIAHKEKALALVTGENLGQVASQTLESMYTINHVIRMPVLRPVVGMDKQEIMNMAKRIGTYETSILPYEDCCTVFLPKSPKTRPDLAATERTESNLDVERLVQEAVDATEVLDLSPDKREEEFTFF; encoded by the coding sequence ATGGGATACGATGTGATTTTGATTCGATATGGAGAATTGGCGTTGAAAGGAAAAAACCGGTCCGATTTCGAAGACCGCCTGTTGCGGAATATCCGCAACAAGTTGAAAGATTTTCCGGATGTGAAAGTGAAAAAGACGTATGGCCGTATGTTGGTGGAGCTGAACGGACAAGCTCATCCGCCCGTCGTGGAGCGGCTGAAGGAAGTTTTCGGCGTTGTCGGTGTAAGTCCGGCCAAGCGCGTCCCCACAGAGTTGCAGGCGCTCCAGGAGGCGGCTGTGGCATTGATTCGCGAGCAGCAAACACTCCCCGCCACTTTCAAGATTGCGGCCAAGCGAAGCATCAAATCGTTTCCGCACAAATCGATGGAGTTGAACCATCTGATCGGTGGTTACGTATTGAAAAATGTGGACGGGATCAAAGTGGACGTTCATCATCCCGAGATCACCGTTCATGTCGAAGTGCGCTCCGAAGCCGCCTATGTATACGGTGACGACATTCCGGGGCCGGGCGGATTGCCCGTCGGTGCCAGCGGTCGGGTGGCCCTGCTTTTGTCAGGCGGGATCGATTCGCCGGTGGCGGGGTATCTGGCGTTGAAGCGCGGTGCGGAATTGCAGGCGATCCACTTTCATTCCTATCCGTTCACGAGTGAGCGTGCCAAACAGAAAGTGATCGACCTGGCGCAAATTTTGACCCGCTACGGAGGAAAGATCCGTCTGCATGTGGTGCCGTTCACCGAAATTCAAACACAGATCCGGCAAAAATGCGAAGAGTCGTATTCGGTGACGGTGATGCGCCGGATGATGTTCCGCATCGCCGAACGAATCGCTCACAAAGAGAAAGCGCTGGCGCTGGTCACGGGTGAAAATCTCGGCCAAGTGGCCAGTCAGACGCTGGAAAGCATGTACACGATCAATCACGTCATTCGGATGCCGGTTCTGCGCCCCGTGGTGGGTATGGATAAACAAGAAATCATGAACATGGCCAAACGGATCGGTACCTATGAAACCTCCATTTTGCCTTATGAAGACTGCTGCACCGTTTTTCTCCCCAAATCGCCCAAAACCCGTCCGGATTTGGCCGCGACGGAGCGGACGGAATCCAATCTCGACGTGGAACGGCTGGTGCAGGAAGCGGTGGATGCGACGGAAGTATTGGATCTGTCACCGGACAAACGGGAGGAAGAGTTTACGTTTTTCTGA
- a CDS encoding YkoP family protein — MSGGLLSAWRLWDQVYYHCTRLQYVDRENENLFRVVIKPYHGPTLTTSDGEVLQEGDWYAKLHLHNCLLAHILRRHRGDDVQMALRVLTEVRQSLPALARFIADHPRSDQIRVLMGTTFLHRGSQHLGFDVTDVPGSWYAAYKTWFFKFILSNCHPEGWKRLKTGNSPLIPKRVYISKARLLRRYLDGEGP, encoded by the coding sequence ATGAGTGGCGGTTTATTGTCGGCTTGGCGTTTGTGGGATCAAGTGTATTATCACTGTACCCGCCTACAGTATGTTGACAGGGAAAATGAAAACCTGTTCCGTGTGGTGATCAAACCGTATCATGGACCGACACTGACGACGTCTGACGGGGAGGTTTTACAGGAGGGAGATTGGTATGCCAAATTGCATTTGCACAATTGCTTGTTGGCACACATATTGCGTCGTCACAGGGGAGACGATGTCCAAATGGCGCTGCGGGTGCTGACAGAAGTGCGCCAATCTCTCCCTGCATTGGCGCGTTTCATTGCTGATCATCCGCGATCGGATCAAATCAGGGTATTGATGGGAACCACATTTTTGCACCGTGGATCACAACACCTGGGGTTTGACGTGACGGATGTGCCCGGCTCTTGGTATGCCGCATACAAAACCTGGTTTTTTAAATTCATTTTGTCCAATTGCCATCCCGAAGGATGGAAGCGACTGAAAACAGGGAACAGCCCTTTGATCCCCAAACGGGTCTACATTTCCAAAGCACGCTTGTTACGGCGTTATCTTGATGGTGAGGGGCCATGA
- a CDS encoding GspE/PulE family protein, protein MRWWEMDIPASIAKLLERAIDMRASDIHVEPQKDGLRIRFRIDGFLTVIDRIPSEWMWRYVSRLKVMGHLDIGEKRLPQDGAMTIRHRGEKVDVRISTMPTVHGEKVVLRLLRDRPDGWRLAELGMDEPELSRVTRLIDRPHGLIVVTGPTGAGKTTTLYAMLRELNRPETNIVTLEDPVEFQMEGVNQIQIHPKAGFTFAAGLRAVLRQDPNVIMVGEIRDRETADIAVRAAMTGHLVLSTLHTPDALGSITRLLDMGVEPYRVAATLIGAVAQRLVRRVCGSCGGEGCPDCQQTGYRGRTGVFEVITVDEALSRGIAEGWSSERMRKHLLLRGVRTIADRVKERAASGLTTLEECHRVVEFSEEMEVVGGAVGDVQQDARSPAGKWIPAVARHRDPGGTTGDQSRTGRTDPAKVE, encoded by the coding sequence ATGAGGTGGTGGGAGATGGATATTCCGGCTTCGATTGCAAAATTGCTGGAGCGGGCGATCGACATGCGTGCCAGTGATATTCATGTGGAGCCGCAGAAGGATGGTTTGCGCATCCGGTTTCGGATCGACGGATTTTTGACGGTGATCGACCGCATACCGTCCGAGTGGATGTGGCGATACGTGTCCAGGCTGAAAGTGATGGGCCACTTGGATATCGGGGAGAAACGCCTTCCACAGGATGGGGCAATGACCATCCGGCATCGGGGTGAAAAGGTGGATGTGCGCATTTCCACGATGCCGACCGTACACGGCGAAAAGGTGGTGCTCCGCCTGTTGCGCGACCGACCTGACGGATGGAGGCTGGCCGAATTGGGAATGGACGAGCCGGAGCTGTCCCGTGTGACACGTTTGATTGACCGGCCGCATGGATTGATCGTGGTCACCGGTCCGACCGGGGCGGGGAAGACGACGACGCTGTATGCGATGTTGCGCGAGTTGAACCGACCGGAGACCAATATCGTGACATTGGAAGACCCGGTGGAGTTTCAGATGGAGGGGGTCAACCAAATTCAGATCCACCCGAAAGCGGGATTCACCTTTGCAGCGGGTTTGCGGGCCGTACTCCGCCAAGATCCCAATGTGATCATGGTAGGTGAAATACGGGACAGGGAGACGGCGGACATTGCCGTTCGCGCCGCCATGACCGGACATCTTGTGCTGTCCACCCTGCACACCCCGGATGCGCTGGGTTCCATCACCCGTTTGCTCGATATGGGGGTAGAGCCGTACCGGGTGGCGGCCACGCTGATCGGAGCCGTCGCCCAGCGGTTGGTTCGGCGGGTCTGCGGTTCATGCGGAGGCGAAGGATGTCCGGATTGTCAGCAGACCGGTTATCGCGGGAGAACGGGCGTGTTTGAAGTGATCACAGTGGATGAAGCGTTGAGTCGCGGCATCGCGGAAGGCTGGTCATCGGAACGGATGCGGAAACATCTGTTGCTCCGTGGTGTGCGCACCATCGCCGACCGGGTGAAGGAACGCGCTGCATCCGGATTGACGACGTTGGAAGAGTGTCATCGGGTGGTGGAGTTCAGTGAGGAAATGGAAGTGGTCGGCGGAGCGGTTGGCGATGTTCAGCAGGACGCTCGCTCACCTGCTGGAAAGTGGATTCCCGCTGTTGCCCGGCATCGCGATCCTGGCGGAACAACGGGTGATCAGTCCCGCACAGGCCGAACGGATCCGGCAAAAGTTGAATGA
- a CDS encoding cysteine desulfurase family protein: MAYLDNSATTRTDDQVVRVMVEVMNNIYGNPASLHGLGAKAERLVTQAREATARTLGVSPGEIVFTSGGTEGNNTAIKGVAFQYRDRGRHLITTRVEHPSVYGVCKQLEEWGWRVTYLPVDAYGRVRPEDVETAITDETVLVSVMHVNNEVGTIQPIAEIGALLKRHPKVLFHVDAVQSFGKMEVRPKEWGVDLMTLSGHKFHGPKGVGCLYVREGVSLAPLLTGGGQEGGLRSGTHNVPGIAGFAKAALLAKERQPEAVRRWSRWKADLIEQVMSRVEGVRVNGDPSHEGGAPHIVSFSFPGLRSEVIVHALEEENVFVSSKSACSSKGEKPSRILLAMGLDPTAAVGSIRISMGYHTTEEEVERCARALCQVIPRLQKIMT; encoded by the coding sequence ATGGCCTATTTGGACAATAGCGCCACCACCCGGACTGATGATCAAGTGGTGCGGGTGATGGTTGAGGTGATGAACAACATATACGGGAACCCCGCTTCGCTTCACGGATTGGGCGCCAAGGCGGAACGGCTCGTCACCCAGGCCCGTGAAGCGACGGCGCGCACACTGGGTGTCTCCCCCGGGGAGATCGTGTTTACCTCCGGTGGAACGGAAGGGAACAATACGGCGATCAAAGGTGTGGCGTTCCAATACCGTGACCGGGGTCGCCATCTGATTACCACCCGGGTGGAGCATCCTTCCGTCTACGGGGTGTGCAAACAGCTGGAAGAGTGGGGTTGGCGCGTCACCTATTTGCCGGTGGATGCGTACGGTCGGGTGCGCCCTGAGGACGTGGAGACAGCCATCACCGACGAGACGGTCCTGGTTTCCGTCATGCACGTCAACAACGAGGTGGGCACCATTCAGCCGATCGCGGAGATTGGAGCGCTGCTGAAACGTCATCCCAAAGTGCTGTTCCATGTGGATGCGGTGCAGTCATTCGGCAAAATGGAAGTGCGGCCCAAAGAATGGGGCGTGGATCTGATGACCCTTTCCGGGCACAAGTTTCACGGTCCCAAGGGTGTGGGATGCCTCTATGTCCGGGAGGGGGTATCATTGGCACCGCTTTTGACAGGGGGCGGACAGGAAGGCGGACTTCGTTCCGGTACGCACAATGTCCCCGGCATCGCCGGTTTTGCCAAAGCGGCCCTGTTGGCCAAAGAACGGCAACCGGAAGCGGTTCGTCGTTGGTCGCGTTGGAAGGCGGATCTGATTGAACAGGTGATGAGCAGGGTGGAAGGTGTCCGGGTCAACGGTGACCCTTCTCATGAAGGGGGTGCCCCTCATATCGTCAGTTTCTCCTTCCCTGGCCTGCGTTCGGAGGTAATTGTGCATGCATTGGAAGAGGAAAACGTGTTTGTTTCCAGCAAATCAGCCTGTTCGTCCAAAGGAGAAAAACCGAGCCGCATCCTGTTGGCGATGGGGCTGGACCCGACTGCTGCGGTCGGTTCAATCCGCATCAGCATGGGGTATCACACCACGGAAGAAGAAGTGGAACGGTGTGCACGGGCACTGTGTCAAGTGATTCCCCGATTGCAAAAGATCATGACGTAA